The region ATAGCTGTAGATTTCCTTTCCACCTGTGAAAtaactgtaatatttttaaagatctaTCTACCTAAATCTGTAGAAAAATCTGGACTCTTTGTAAAAATACCTTTAGAGGAATTTCAAGGAATTTAATATACTCATTTTCGTATGTTGATGCATGTTTCTTTAATGAAACCAAGAATTCTCTTTGTGCTGCCAGGATTTGAGAAAACCAATTCAATCTGTGATACAAGCGCTTGATCCTGCAAGTATTTAAGCTGCTGAGGAATGTTACTAATTTCAACAGTCTCATTAAGCACTTTGTAGCATGTTTACAGTGTGTTTCAAACATGGTTATACCACAGCTTTAGGACTTGTTCATGTACTGGTGACTCATGACATGAGTCCTTAATGCATTTCTAAAACAGAACTGTCTCATTACCATATTACAGCCAAAAACTGTGATAAGGACTGGTATCCCTCAAGTGATGGTAAATGTCATTCTCCCACTGAAATTCTACACCTGTACCTCACATTCTGCAGAAAGACAGAGATTCACTAAAGGATctgctttcaaaaagaaaaaaaaaacaaaaaaaaaaccaaaaaaaaaaccaaaaaaaaaaaaaccccaaaaaaaccaacccaaaaacaaacagaaatgagaCCACaaatttccccccttttccccccataaATAAAACTGGAGGGAGCATGTTAATAATTACAATTTAATTTAGAATGACCCTTGAGCTTGCAGTGAGTGGAACCAAAACTGTGACTCTGCAGCACATAAACATCCTGCTGAGAAGAAGGAGGACAGCTTGATGTCTGGCCTCTATTTACTGAATTTATTTACTctatttactttatttattcCAAAGGAAACTGGTAGCAACTTTGTAGAAACCAGTGACCTATGCTTTGgtgtgagagagaaaagaatctGGCCAGTTGGACCAAGTTGCTTCCTGCCACTTCACTACCAGTCTTTGGGGGTAAAAGCTGCCTCTACCCACAACACTACGTTGACTCTCTCAACTCAATTTTTATAGGCTCTGTATCAGGAtcagggaaaagagggagaaggcagttgaaaaaggctgatttgaAGGAAGTCTGTAATAGTCTTTAAATAATCACAGAATTTGGGGGTAGGTATTGAATACTGAAGTTCATTTGAAGTGTtgatttttcttatattttgtcTTGGAGGCCTTGAACCTGAGACCTCACCATAATTTTGCACCATTTTTATACCTTACTGATTCATACTACACCACAGAGATTATTAACTTTAGGTAATTACAGTAACATTCACGTGCCCAATAGTTTGTTCTTATTGGACAATATCATGCTTCTATTTCTAGAAACATTCCCCATGAAGACCTTTAGTTCTGAAGATATTTAAAGAGAGGAAGTTTGGAGATCAACCATGGATCGCAAGCctgaggagaagagaaagcagcGCCACAGCTTGACTTTACTGGAGCAAGTAAAGAGGATGAAGGAATCCACACAGATAATCGATGTGGTGCTGGTTGCAGAAGGTGAGAGATTCCCCTGCCATAAAGTGGTGCTGGCTGCCTTCAGTGCCTATTTCAGAGCCATGTTCACGTGTGGCCTGGCAGAGTGCACGCAGAGGGAGGTGGTGCTGCACGACATCTCTGCCGAGAGCGTGTCGGTGATCCTGCACTACGTGTACAGCGCCGAGCTGCGCCTCACCAGCCACAACGTGCAGACTGTCGCCCTCGCTGCCTTCTTCATGCAGATGGAAGAGGTTTGCAATATGTGTCAGAAGTACATGATGGACCATATGGATGCTTCCAACTGTGTGGGCATCTATTACTTTGCAAACCACATCGGGGCGGAAGATTTATGTGACCAAGCGAGGAAATACATGTATCAGCATTTTGCTGAGGTGAGCTTGCAGGAAGAAATACTAGAGATTGAGTTCCACCAGCTGCTGACTCTCATCAAATCAGATGAtctgaatatttccagggaggAGAGCATTTTGGATCTCGTCATTAGATGGGTCAAGCACAGCAGAGAGTCACGTTCAGAACACCTTGTTGAGCTCCTCAAGCAAGTGAGACTGGTGCTTGTCAGCCCCTCTTTTCTTGTGGAAGCCCGGAAAAGGAACACAATTATTCTGTGCAATTCAGAATGCAATGATTTGTTCGAGGAAGCACTGAAAGCCATCCAACTGTCCAGCCACCCTTCCCTCAGCCTGCGATACGGCATGGAGACTACGGATCTCCTGCTCTGCATCGGCAACAACTCCCTCGGCATCAGGTCCAGGCATGGCAGCTATGCAGATGCCAGCTTTTGTTACGCTCCTGCGACACGAAAAACGTACTTCATTTCCTCCCCGAAGTATGGAGAGGGCTTGGGATGTGTTTGCACTGGTGTTGTCACTGAGAAAAATGATATCATTGTGGCAGGCGAGGCAAGCGCCGTCAAAATGTCTAGACAAAGGACCAGGAACATTGAAATTTATAGGTGTGTACCCTCTGTCTGAAATCccctaattattttaaaaaatttaaatctaaATAATGTTTCTggggacaaaaaaagaaaaaaaagaccattacacaaagcattttttacttgatttttttttcttacagattttGACTACTTTGATCAATTTGTCACAACTTATTTTCACAGCTCTAAGTTATATACATACAACCAAATTCTTCTGAAAGAATGAGGAGTTACTCTTGTGCTATCTCTGAGTAAATGAGCTCAATTAGACCAATGTATGTAGGTTTTATATTCTCTTTACCCTCAGTATTTTCCTTGGATACTTCTTGGATATCTCAGTATTTTCCTTGGATACTTCTTTTCTAGGTCATTAGCAGGGGGAAGTGAGCCAAGTGATGGTCCAATGAGCCCAGtaacacagagaaaacatgCTTTGTTGATGTTGATGATAGTGCT is a window of Vidua macroura isolate BioBank_ID:100142 chromosome 13, ASM2450914v1, whole genome shotgun sequence DNA encoding:
- the KBTBD12 gene encoding kelch repeat and BTB domain-containing protein 12, whose amino-acid sequence is MDRKPEEKRKQRHSLTLLEQVKRMKESTQIIDVVLVAEGERFPCHKVVLAAFSAYFRAMFTCGLAECTQREVVLHDISAESVSVILHYVYSAELRLTSHNVQTVALAAFFMQMEEVCNMCQKYMMDHMDASNCVGIYYFANHIGAEDLCDQARKYMYQHFAEVSLQEEILEIEFHQLLTLIKSDDLNISREESILDLVIRWVKHSRESRSEHLVELLKQVRLVLVSPSFLVEARKRNTIILCNSECNDLFEEALKAIQLSSHPSLSLRYGMETTDLLLCIGNNSLGIRSRHGSYADASFCYAPATRKTYFISSPKYGEGLGCVCTGVVTEKNDIIVAGEASAVKMSRQRTRNIEIYRYHQRGNHFWHSLCTTQLRELYALGTAHNDLYVIGGQMKEKNQYLVTNCVEKYSMEQGTWRSTAPLPVPLACHVVVTVKDKLYVLGGWTPQMDLPDEEPDRLSNRTFRYDPGQDKWMERAPMKFSKYRFSTAVVNGEIYVLGGIGCLGYDRGQTRKCLDAVEIYNPDGDFWRDGPPMPSPLLSLRTNSTSAGCVEGKLYLCGGFHGAARHEVITKEILELDTWENQWNVVATNVLMHDSYDVCLVARLNPRDLIPPPPDLVNQ